GCGCCTGCCTCACCTCGTCCAGCACGCTTCTCCTGTCGAGCGGAACGTGGATCTCCGAGGGGAGAATTTCCGAGACGGTCCCCTCCAGGCGCGCACCCTTCCATGTCTTCGTGCTCTCGTCCCACGACCTCCCGAGCTGCAGGCGGGCGACCGCGCCGGTGACGATGTAGCGGGATCGGTCCGCGTAACGGCCCCGCAGCGCGACGCGGTCCAGCCCCACGTCCACGACGAAGAGTCTCGAGTGACCCGTGCGCTCCGACTCCAGCTGCTTCTGGCGCTGCTCGAGCGTCTGCGACACGCTGGTGCCCGGCGCCGGGTTCAGGAGCTCCTGCTCCCGCCGGGAGATCCAGGATTTCCAGGCCTCTCCGTCGAATTCCAGAACGGCGTACAGACGCCTGGGGAGGGCCTTCTCGTAGAAGAGCTCGGCCGTCGGGTCGGCCGGGGGGACGGCGCAGTCGAACCCGATCTCCTCGAGCTTCCTCTGGTCGAACCATCCCGGTCCCGTGGCGGCCCAGCGATCGGCATCGCTGGCGTCGAGCCGCAGCCAGAGACCGGTGTTCTCCTTCTCCTCGTAGCCGAGCCGCAGCTCCCTTTCGGTGAGGACCAGCCGCGCCTCCGGCTCCCCCCGACGGTTGTACGCGACCCCCACGAGCACGACCGCGTTCGTCAGCAGAAGGAGGGCGCAGGCGATGAGAGGACCGAGGCGTCTCACGCCGCTCCCTTCAGGCTGACCGTCCGCAGTCTCTTGAGAAGCAGGAGCAGCCCGACCGCGATGCTCCCCAGGATGAAGAAGAACAGATACTTCGGCATCCAGTCCCACCACCAGTCGAAGAACTTCGTGTAGAGGTAGATGACGAAGAAGGTGCAGGCGAGGTTCGTCACCTCGCGGAGGCGCTGCCTGATCCCCAGCCAGATGGCGACGCCCGAGACCGCGAACCCGGCGATCTGATACAGCGACTCGACGCGGGCGTTGGGGACTCTCAGGTAGCTGATCTCTCCCCAGTTCGCGAGCACCAGGA
The window above is part of the Candidatus Dormiibacterota bacterium genome. Proteins encoded here:
- a CDS encoding DUF4824 family protein — protein: MRRLGPLIACALLLLTNAVVLVGVAYNRRGEPEARLVLTERELRLGYEEKENTGLWLRLDASDADRWAATGPGWFDQRKLEEIGFDCAVPPADPTAELFYEKALPRRLYAVLEFDGEAWKSWISRREQELLNPAPGTSVSQTLEQRQKQLESERTGHSRLFVVDVGLDRVALRGRYADRSRYIVTGAVARLQLGRSWDESTKTWKGARLEGTVSEILPSEIHVPLDRRSVLDEVRQAQFKNENPIGWIDYGGYAAYLQGPPRYRVTLSYGRRLEPWIEDVQALATPPAPGG